GCGCCGGCCCGGCGCCTCCGAACCCGACGCGACGGCGCTGCCGCTGCCGCCCGGAGACCTCATCATCGGCCGCGCCGAGGATTGCGGGCTGGTGCTGGCCGACCCCCTGCGCCTGGTCTCGCGCCAGCATGCGCAAGTGATGGTGGACGGCGATTCGGCACGCGTGCGCTGCGTCAGCAGCAGCGCGCCCTTGTGGGTGAACGACCAGCAGCTCGAACCCGGCGCGGAGCGGCCCTTGTCCGTCGGCGACTGCCTGCGCATCGGCCGGTTCGATCTCGCCGTCGAGCCGGTGGCCGCCGAGGCCGTGCATCGCTCGCGCCTGGAGCGCTGGTTCGACCTGGATGGCGCGCCCGATCCGCTGGCGGCCGGATCTTCGCTGCCGCCGCTGGCAGCTTCGCCGCAGGCACCGGCGCCCGGCGCCGTGGTGTCCTGGCAAACGAGCCGGCATGTGCTGCCCAAGGGCGCGGCCATGGCGTCGGCCGAAACGGTCGACGCCGCCGCGCCCCCGGCGCCCCCGGCGCCGCAGGCGCTGACCCCGCCGGCGACTGCTGCGGCAACGACGGTGCCGCTGCCCCCCGCACCGGCCAAAGGCGCGGTGGCCGCGGGCGCACCTGCCGCGCGGCGAGGGCCTCGCCGTTCGCCAGACCTGTCGCCCGAACTGAGTGAGCTGGCCGCGGCGTTCGGCCGCGGCGCCGGCCTGCGCGCCGATGTGGCGCAGCTCACGCCGGAATGGATGGAGCACCTGGGCGCGTTGATGCGGGCGACGGCCGAAGGCACGCTGGCGTTGCTGCAGAGCCGTGCGATCGCCAAGCGGCACATGCGCGCCGAGGGCACGCACATCGCGCCGCGCCAGAACAACCCGCTGAAGTTCTCGCCGGATGCGACCGAGGCCCTGACCCGCATGCTGCAGCGGGACGGCAGCCCCGGCTTCCTCGAGCCCGTGGCCGCGCTGCACGACGCGCACCGCGACCTGCTGGTGCACCAGGTGGCGATGGTGGCCGGCATGCGCGCGGCGGTGTTCGAGCTGTTCTCCCGGCTGGGTCCGGAGGCGGCCGAGGAAGCGGAAGGGCCGGCGCACGGCATGGCGCGCCTGCCGTGGCTGCGCGCCGAGGCGCTCTGGGAGCGCCACCGCCTGCAGCATGCCGAGCTGCTCGAACATCTGGACGACGATTTCGACACCATCTTCGGGCGCGAATTCCTGCGC
Above is a window of Ramlibacter tataouinensis DNA encoding:
- the tagH gene encoding type VI secretion system-associated FHA domain protein TagH → MIALRVTRRPGASEPDATALPLPPGDLIIGRAEDCGLVLADPLRLVSRQHAQVMVDGDSARVRCVSSSAPLWVNDQQLEPGAERPLSVGDCLRIGRFDLAVEPVAAEAVHRSRLERWFDLDGAPDPLAAGSSLPPLAASPQAPAPGAVVSWQTSRHVLPKGAAMASAETVDAAAPPAPPAPQALTPPATAAATTVPLPPAPAKGAVAAGAPAARRGPRRSPDLSPELSELAAAFGRGAGLRADVAQLTPEWMEHLGALMRATAEGTLALLQSRAIAKRHMRAEGTHIAPRQNNPLKFSPDATEALTRMLQRDGSPGFLEPVAALHDAHRDLLVHQVAMVAGMRAAVFELFSRLGPEAAEEAEGPAHGMARLPWLRAEALWERHRLQHAELLEHLDDDFDTIFGREFLRAYEAQSRADAGANPTLPEPPWTGAR